Proteins found in one bacterium genomic segment:
- a CDS encoding cupin domain-containing protein yields MASMQKKNHASPDETRTFPKGKLELITLGGMTFGRGTFEPGWKWSESLKPIMKTNSCQAAHTSYHVSGRLHVKMDDGSEAEFGPGDVSILPPGHDAWVVGTAPVVVIDISGMAEYAKPR; encoded by the coding sequence CGAAACGCGTACCTTTCCAAAAGGGAAACTTGAACTGATTACACTCGGCGGGATGACGTTTGGGCGTGGCACATTCGAACCGGGTTGGAAGTGGTCGGAATCCCTCAAGCCCATCATGAAAACGAACAGTTGTCAGGCGGCCCACACGAGCTATCATGTATCAGGTCGGCTGCATGTCAAGATGGACGATGGAAGCGAGGCGGAGTTCGGACCAGGTGATGTGTCGATACTTCCGCCGGGGCACGATGCGTGGGTGGTTGGAACTGCACCGGTCGTCGTCATTGATATTAGCGGCATGGCAGAGTACGCGAAGCCGAGATGA